One Oceanotoga teriensis genomic window, TAAAATTATTCATTCATCTGATATTTTAATATATTCATATATTAAATACAATTAAATACTCACGTTGTATTTCCATAATGATGTGGCAAAAAATTCCTAATCAATAAACTTTCTAATAAAAACATAATATTTGATACAAAAAAGCTTTTTTTGTTCTTTAATCACCATTATTTGATAATATTCAAATATAATCAAAAATAATCACTATAAGCAAAATCTTATAGTGATTATTTTTTATTCAAATCTATTAAAAATTATTTCAGTTGTATATAATTTTGGGTATATATTCAATCCTTTATATTTAAGATAAATTTTATCTTCTGAATCTATCCAAAAATCTCCAGTCCAAAAAGTAGATAAGAATCCATCTATTTTCATTTTTATATTCATTGTGTTATAGTCTTTATTATTTATTCGAATATTTTCAAAAGAATTGAAATATACATACATTTTCTTAAAATTTAAGTCTTGAGGATTAAATGTCCAAAAATATATATTATCAGAACTATAATCTATTAAAGATAAAGAATATCCATAAATTTGAAACCATGGCAAATCATCTAATATAAATTCTTTTTCTATTTTTTTATTTTCTTTTTCTCCCATTAGAAATACTTTATTTTCTTTTCTTTCGAGAATGAAATGACTATCTTTTGATATATATTCTAATTTATTAACCTTTTCATTATCATGATAGACCTTATATTTATCTTCATTTCCTATCCATTCCACATAAAAATTTTCTTTATTATAAAGCATTTTACTCTCATTTATTCCATCTGGAAGTGATTCATCATAAACCATTTTTAATGATTCTTTTGACTCAAATATGTTAGAATAAGCAAAAGTAAAACAGTTCAATAGAATTAGTAAAAAAAATAATTTTTTCATAAAATTCCTCCAATATCAATCGTATTTTTATGTTATAATTTTATTAACTCCTAAAAGCAAAAGGTGAATATATGGATAAACGAAAAAAAGTTGTTTATTATATTTTAATCATAACTGGAATATTATTGACTTCTTATATTCCATTTGAAAAATTTAATATAGAGTTTAAATATTTAATACCATTATTTTTAATAACTTATATATCGGATAATTTAAAAATATATTGGCGATATGATAGAAGACTTGTTAGCAATATTGTTGGATTTACATTTTCCTTCATTTTAGGATTGCCATATATATTTTTAAATTCTTTTATAACTTTTTTTAGATTAAAAAAGAGTTCTTTAAATGGTAGGCTCTATGTATTTTTAGTATACTATAACACTTATATATTATCAGCTATCATAGCTTATAAATTTGATGGAATTCTCTCAATATTTTTATTTTTGACTTTATCAAAAATATTTAATTCCATAATAATGAATACTTTAAAAACTTTTGATTTTAATATTTTTTTATTAGAATACTTACATTTTTTAACTTTGATACCTTTTTCATATTTCTATTTAATTTCAGATCAATATATAATTAAAATGGCTCTGATAACAGTAAATTTATTATTATCTATCTTATATTATTTATTGATTAAATTAAAAAATGAAAAAAATGATGAAATAATAAAAAATCAAAGACTTCAAAAATTTAATGAAATAACTTTAAAATTCTCAAATATTTTAAAGCAGTTCAGTGTAAAAGATACTGAATATTTTGTTTTGGATGAAATTGCAAAAATTATTCATTCGCAGTTGAAATATAAACATGTTTTAATAAGTATGTTCGATTTTAAAAAAAATACTGTTGAAAGAATAACTCAAAAAGGTTTGAGCGAAAATGATTTTAATAAAATAAAAAATAAAAGAGTTAGTATAGATAAAATAATGAATTTACTCGATATCTCAAACAAATATCTTGAAACTTATTTCATCCCAAATAATGGCAATGATAAAGATTATCTTTTTTCTTTAAGAAATGAAGTAAATATAAATGATAGTTTAAAACCATCTAATCTATGGAGATATGATGATTTATTGTTAATAACTTTAAAAAATGATATGAATGATATAATTGGTTATATATCTTGTGATGAACCAGAATCAGGTCTTAGACCTACAAAAGAAGAATTAAATATTTTGACTGTATTGACTCAATTAGCATCTATAACTTTAGAAAATTCTTATAAATATGATGAGGTTATTAATATAGCTGAAAGAGATGGATTAACTAAATTATATAATCATTCAAAGCTATTTTCAGATTTAAAATTATTTGAAAAAGATGGGAAAAATATATCTATTGCTTTTTTTGATATGGATAATTTCAAATCCTTCAATGATAATTATGGACACTTAGAAGGAGATAAAATATTGAAAAAAATTTCTAAACTATTTAAAAACAATATAAGAGATAATGATAGAGTTTATAGATATGGTGGCGATGAATTTGTATTTATATTTAATAATATTAAAAAAGATAAATCTAAAGATATAATTAAAAGATTTATTGAGAAAACTTCTTCAATAAATTCAAATATAACTTTTTCAATAGGAATTGCTGACTCCTCTGAAACATCAAAATATAAAGAACTTTTAGATTTAGCCGATAAAAGAGCCTATAAATCTAAAAAACTTGGTAAAGATAGAATAACTATTTAAAATTTATATTTCAAATCTCAAATATAAAATAAATGAGGAGTGTTTATTTTGAAAACAAAAAAATTAACTTATACATCAATGATGTTGGCATTAGTTTTTATATCAACACTTTTAATAAAGATACCAGTTCCAATAACCAATGGTTATATTCATCTTGGAGATTCTATGATATTTATAGCATCCATAATATTTGGATGGAAAACAGGAATGATATCTGGCGGATTGGGTGCCTCCATGGCTGATTTAATTGGAGGTTATGCATTTTGGGCATTACCAACTTTAATAATAAAATCTATAATGGCAGGAATAATTGGTCTATTCACAAAGAAAAAATCTAAAAACATTGCATTTATTATGACAATATTGGGAATTATAATATGGATATTATTTAGTTCAATTATTTATATATCTTTAAATAACTTAAAAATCGATATAAAAAATGATTTAAATTATTCACAAAAAATAATAAATGAAACTGGTTTAGATAACATCAAAAACCTTGATTCGACAATAAAAAAGATACAAAATATACTTCTATATATATCTATAATAATCCCAATTTTAAGTTTTATACTAATATCAATTTTTAGAAAAAGGGATAAAGATTTATTTAATTTAAATACCTTTTTAGGTATAATTATTTCTGGTCTTTGGATGGTGATGAGTTATTATATAAGTGGAATATTCATATATGGAAATTCTATAATACCTATATTTGAAATACCTTGGAATATAACTCAATTTATTGGAAGTGCTATAATAGCAATATTAATAGTATTTTCTTTGAATAAATTAAATTTAAAAATAAAATTATAAAGATTTAGGTTAGGAGATTAAAAAATGAAGAAAACCATTTATTTATCAATAATTTTTTTGATATTACTTATAACTATTTTTCTTATCTTTTTTGCAGGTTTTATAAAAATATCTGATAAAAGAATATTTTATATTGGATCAAAAGAAAAAGCTTTAAAAGAATTCTTTGAAAAAGAAAAATATGAAATAATAAATGATTATAAAAATAAATATAAGGACGATTATTTATATTATTTTGTAAAAGATATAGTTCAGAGCGATTATCCTTATTTGAACTTAAAAGAAAAGAAATATGATTTCGATTGGAAAGATTTATCTGATTTTTATATCGATAAAATAAAAAATACTGATAATGAAGATAAAAAAATGTATTTATTGAATGAAATGATTAGTTTTTTAAATGATTCAAATATTAAAATAGATTCGAATCATGACAACTTTTATAATTTAACCCTTCCAATAAAATTAAAGGAATTTGGAAATGATATAAAAATAGAAGCTTATAATATTCATGCAATAGAATTTCAGGATAATATACAAATAGGTGACACTTTATTAAAAATAGATGATATTCCAATAGACGAAATCATCCAAGAAATCTCTTCAAAAACTTATTATGGAAAAGTCAAAAATGGTAAAGATTTAATATTAAAAAAAATTTTTAATCTTTATAATTTTTATATTAAAGATGAAAAATATGATTCTTCAACTCTAACATTAAAGGATTCAGAGCAAAATGAATATACTATTTCTCAAAAGTACAATCCAAATGATATATATTTTAAAAATAATTCTTTTATGATAAATGAATATGCTTATAATTCAACAAAAAACAATTTTGAAATATTTGATAAAGATATCGGTTATCTAAAAATAGGTTCTTTTGAAGATGAAAATTTTGAAGATTTCATTCAAAATATAGAACTTGAAAGAACTAAAGGATTGATAATAGATATAAGGGGTAACTCTGAAAAGAGCAATGAAAAAAATATGTTTTTGTTATTATCGAAGTTCATGAATACAAATGATGAATTTTTATATAAAAGAATTAAAAATTCTGAATTTTTACATATATTCGGGAGAAATTCTAATGATTATCCAAATGATATAGAATTCAATGGAGAATTTTATCCGGATATTAAACTAAATTATGAACCCTCAAATAATAAATATGATAATCCTGTAATACTTATAATAGATAATATAAACTATAATTCAAGTGATCTTTTCATATATTACTTTAAAAATAATAGTATTGGAAAAGTAATAGGTAGAAATACTATCATGAATATAGGTAAAACTTTTGATATTAAGTTTGATGATATTATTTTGAAATTTCCTTATTTAATGTATTTAAATCATTATAAAGAAATACTAGAAGAATACGAAATTAAACCAGATATATATATTCCTTATACGGATAATGAAGTTAGAGGAGAAGATATTATATATGAAACATCATTTAACTTAATATTGGCTTCAATTGAGCAAAAATAAAAAAATTTCCGTTATAATTTTTAAATTATAACGGATTTTTTTATAAATAATCTCACCTAAATGAACAAAAAAAGATAAGATATAAATTTTTTATTATGCTAAACTCTATTTTGGAGGTGCAAAATGAATTGGATAAACATTTTAAATGATGTAATAAACTATATAGAATCAAATTTGAATTCTGAGATCTCTCATGAAGAAATTTCTAAAATATCTTGCTGTTCTTATTATCATTTTCAAAAAGTTTTTTCATACATAACTGGTTTATCTTTGGGTGAATATATAAGAAATAGAAAAATGACTTTAGCTGCCTTCGATATACAAAAAGATGAAGGAAGAATCATTGATATTGCTTATAAATATGGATATGCCTCCCCAAATTCATTTAATAAAGCTTTTAAAAGTGTGCATGGTATTCCTCCAATAAAAGCAAAAAATAATAAAGCAATTTTAAATATATTCCCTAAGTTAAGTTTATCCCTTGAAATATCGGGAACAGAAGATGTTAAATATTCGATAGTAGAAAAAGAAAGTTTTAAAATTATAGGAAATAGAATTTCATTATCAGAAAATATGAATGAAAATTTTAAAATAGTCCCAAATTTTTGGAAAAAAATGATAAATAATGATTTTATAAATAAATTGAAAGAATTCAACAATAATTATCCAAAAGGTATATTAGGAGTTAATTATTTTAAAAATTCAAGATATATTTACTATTATATTTCAGTGTCGAGTAATAAAAAGGCTCCAAAAAATATGTATGAAATTAATATACCAAAATCAACTTGGATAATTTTCAAGTCAGAAGGAGATTTTGAAAAATCAGTTCAAAAAATTTATACTAAATTCTTTAAAGAATGGCTACCTTTTTCGAATTATGAATATGGTAAATTACCTGATATTGAAGTATATCCTTTTGACAAAAGCAAAAATTTTGAAGTGTGGATTTCTATAAAAAATAAATAAGAAAGGGGTTTTTTGATGAATGAATCTATAACTATTGAAAATGTAGAACCATTAAAAGTCGCATCAATTAATTATGAAGGAATTTTGAAAGGAGCAAATAAATTTTTCCCAAAGATATTTAAATCAATAAAAGGGCAAAATAATGGAGCACCATTTTTTAATTATTATTTTTTTGATAAAAATAATCAAATGGCAAAAATAGAATTATGTGTTCCAACAAATGAAATTCCCAACAATAATTCTATCGAATCAAAAACTATTAAAGGAGGTTTATTTCTATGTAAAACACATAAAGGTTCTTATTCAAATTTACAAAAAAGTTATGAGGAATTAACTATTTATGCCGAAGAACATAATTTAAAATTGTCTACTCCTTGGAGAGAAATTTTTGTGAAAGGACCTGGATTATTTCTAAAAGGTAATGAAGATAATTATATAACTTTAATACAAATTCCTATTTTAGAGGAGTGATAAAAATATATATAATAGAATCTAGAAATGTAACGAAAAAATTTAAAAATGGTGTAAAAGCTTTAAATAATTTTGATTTGAAAGTAAAAGAAGGACAAATTTTTTCATTACTTGGACCAAATGGTGCTGGAAAATCTACTTTAATAAAAATACTCACAACTTATTATAAATATAATTCTGGTGAAATAAATATTTTTGGAACAGATCTTATAAATAATTCAAAAGAAATAAGAAAAAACATTGCTTGTGTATCTCAAAATATTTCTGTAGATAATCATTTATCTTTAAAAGAAAATATTATATTTCAAAGCCACCTTTATAAAATAGATAGAAAAGAATCTAATCGTAGAATGAATGATTTAATAAATATATTAAAATTAGAGAAATATATAGATTTTCCTACAAAAACTTATTCTGGAGGAATTAAAAGAAGATTGGATATTGCTATAAATATGATATCCAATCCCAAAATACTTTTTCTTGATGAACCTACAACTGGTATGGATATAGAATCTAGAAAGATATTATGGGATATAATATTAAAAATAAACAAAAATTATAATACTACTATATTTTTGACAACACATTATCTCGAAGAAGCTGATCATTTAAGCGATGAAATTTGTATAATGAAAGATGGTAAAAATATAATTCAATCATCTCCAGATAGTCTAAAATATTTAACTAAAAAAAGAGTTATTAAGATAGAGTTTACAGATATGAAAAATCTTGAAAATTTTGAAGATTTAAATAAAATTTTAAAATTAAATCTAAGATATGAAAAAAAACAAAATATATTATTTATAAGTATTCAAAATGGAAAAAATATTTTTAAAGATTTAAACAATCTTTTATTGAAAAAAGATATTGATTTTAAAGGAATCTCTATCATAAAACCTACCCTCGAAGAAGCTTTTATAGATATTATAAATAAAGATAAAGAGGTGAATAATAATGTTTAGTATTATGTTGAGAAATATGAAATGGAGATTTCAAAATCCAATTTCAATAATTATAACAATAATTCAACCTCTTTTATGGTTAATTCTATATAGTACAGTAGCATCTCAAACAATGGAAAAAATTAATATTTCGAATTATACTGCTTTTGTTTTACCTGGAATAATGTTTTTAGTGACATTTTCTTCTTGTTCAAGTGGTGGTATTATAAATTTCATAATGAAATCTAATGGAAGTTTTTATAGAATTTTGATATCTCCAATAAAAAGATCTTCTATGATTCTTGGACAGATATTAGAAGCTATTTTATTATCACTTTTAGAAATTTTTATATTGTTTTTTATATCTTTATTTTTTAATGTGACTATTAGTTCTGGATTTATAGGATTTCTTTGTATATTAGTATTAATATTTTTAAATGCTTTCTTTTTATCTGGATTAGCTTATTTTATAAGTTTAAAAATGCCAAATGAAGTAATATATGAAACTATAATGACTCTTATAGTATTACCAATATTTTTTTTAAGTTCTGCACTTTTTCCAATAGATAATATAAATGGTATTCTAAAATCTATTATACTATTTAATCCTTTTACCCATTTTATAAATTTAATAAGAGATCTTTTATTCTCAAATCAAATAGACTATAATATGTTTTTTTCAGTTGTGATCTTATTTTCAATTCTATCCATATTAATATTTTTACTTTCAATTTTTACATTAAATAAAGAAATAAATCAATAAAATAAAATGGAGAATGATATTTATTATATCATTCTCCATTTTATTTTATATATACCAATTATTAGCTTTTAATCATTATTTCAACCATTAATAATATCATAAAATGAGATCATATATATATAATTTTTCTTGTTTAATAATATTTACACACCTTGTATGTTTTATTAACTTTTCTATATTATCTCTGTTACTTTAAAAGTATTAAATAGACAATAGTTTTATGAAAAAAATTCAACTCTAAGGAGGTCTTTATTATGAAATTAACCCCTCTTATTAAAAAGGCAGCTGAAACACTTGATACACCATTTTTGGTATTAGATTTATCTTATGTAAAAGAAAATTATAAAAAATTAAAAAAAGCTATAAATAATGTTGATGTTTTTTATGCAGTAAAAGCTAATTCACATACAAAAATTTTAGAACTGTTAAGGGATGAAGGCTGTAGTTTTGATGCCGCATCAAGAGGTGAAATCGATAAATTATTATCTTTAGGAGTTTCTCCTGATAAAATAAGTTTTGGAAATACTATAAAAAAAGAAATAGATATAAAATTTGCTTGGGAAAATGGTATAGAATATTATGCTGTAGATTCTGAAATGGAAGTAGAAAAAATAGCAAGAAATGCTCCCAATGCAAAAGTATATGGAAGAATCTCAACCAGTTCAAATGATGCCGATTGGCCTTTATCTGACAAATTTGGAACAGATGTAGATCATGTTATACAAATACTTGAATATGCTCATAGAAAAGGTTTAAATGCTTATGGTGTTAGTTTTCATGTTGGTTCACAATCATATAATAAACATAAATGGAAAGAAGCTATATTAAATGCAAGTGAAGTATTTGAAAAACTTGCCGCAAAAGGTATAAACCTCAAACTTCTAAATTTAGGTGGAGGTATGCCAGTTCAACATGTTAAACCAATACCTATGGTTGAAGAAATAGGTGAGGTAATTAATCAATCTATTGAAGAATATCTTGGATGGGTTGATGGTTTGAAAGTATTCACTGAACCTGGAAGATCCATGGTTGGGAATGCAGGAATAATGGCTTCTAAAGTATTGTTAAGAAGTATAAAAGGAACAAAACACTGGGTATATCTTGATGTAGGTGTATTTCATGGTTTAATGGAAACAATTGAAAACTTTAGATATGAAGTAGTAGTAAATAATAAAGAAAATCATGAAACAGCTGAAATGACCCTCGCTGGTCCTTCATGTGATAGTGTAGATACTATATATGATGAAATAGAATTACCTGTTGATATAGATTATAATGATATAGTTTATTTTATAAATACTGGAGCTTATACAATAGAATATGCTTCACCACATTTTAATGGAATAACTCCACCAAAAGTTTTTACAGTGGAAGAATTGAAAGAAGAACTTCAAAAATATAAAATAAAATCTGAAGAAATTATGATATAAAAAAAGGCTGGATATAAATCCAGCCTTTTTTTATAATTCAATAATAAATTCATTTTTTATTTTTTTCGCTTCAAAAATTTCTTCTTCTTTAATATTTTCATAATATATTTCTTGATCAAATATTTTAGAAAATTCATTTCCAAAATTTTTTAATACTTGATCAAAGTTTATTTCATCGTTGAGATATTCATTTATATCTGCAACATTTTTTTTCAAATGTTCTTTCATCTTTTCTTTATTCTTTAAGGTAAAAGAATTTATATAATTATCATAATCAAATTTAATTGGTATTGATCCATGTTGTAAAACATATTTTTCATTTCTATACTGAGCAGATCCTATAAGCTTTTTTCCATCTATAGTAACTTCATATATAGAAGGTACATCATAACATATATCTTTGCTTAAAACTTCTTTTTTTGCTTTTTGTACATCACATGGAATACCTAATTTTAAAAGAGCGTTTGTTAATCCCTTAGATATTTCCATATAGCTTTTAATTATATTTTTGGGTAATTTTTCATTTTTAGAAGAACATGAAAACAAATAAGTTATTTCGTCATTATGTAATACTGCCCTTCCTCCTGTAGGTCTTCTAACTACATTTATATTATTATTTTTTATATACTCTATATCTATATTATTTATCTTTTGATTCCTTCCTAATGATAAAGTTGGTCTATCCCATCCATATATTCTTATTATTATATCTTCAAAATTATTTATAGATTCTGAAAGAACTTTATCTATTGCCATATTCATCTCACCAGAATAATAATCATCTTTTATTAATCTTATCATTTAGATCCCCCCAAAGGCATTTTATTTGGTACGCCAGTCTCTCTTGGATATTTTAAAGGGGTTTTATCATATTT contains:
- a CDS encoding GGDEF domain-containing protein translates to MDKRKKVVYYILIITGILLTSYIPFEKFNIEFKYLIPLFLITYISDNLKIYWRYDRRLVSNIVGFTFSFILGLPYIFLNSFITFFRLKKSSLNGRLYVFLVYYNTYILSAIIAYKFDGILSIFLFLTLSKIFNSIIMNTLKTFDFNIFLLEYLHFLTLIPFSYFYLISDQYIIKMALITVNLLLSILYYLLIKLKNEKNDEIIKNQRLQKFNEITLKFSNILKQFSVKDTEYFVLDEIAKIIHSQLKYKHVLISMFDFKKNTVERITQKGLSENDFNKIKNKRVSIDKIMNLLDISNKYLETYFIPNNGNDKDYLFSLRNEVNINDSLKPSNLWRYDDLLLITLKNDMNDIIGYISCDEPESGLRPTKEELNILTVLTQLASITLENSYKYDEVINIAERDGLTKLYNHSKLFSDLKLFEKDGKNISIAFFDMDNFKSFNDNYGHLEGDKILKKISKLFKNNIRDNDRVYRYGGDEFVFIFNNIKKDKSKDIIKRFIEKTSSINSNITFSIGIADSSETSKYKELLDLADKRAYKSKKLGKDRITI
- a CDS encoding ECF transporter S component — its product is MKTKKLTYTSMMLALVFISTLLIKIPVPITNGYIHLGDSMIFIASIIFGWKTGMISGGLGASMADLIGGYAFWALPTLIIKSIMAGIIGLFTKKKSKNIAFIMTILGIIIWILFSSIIYISLNNLKIDIKNDLNYSQKIINETGLDNIKNLDSTIKKIQNILLYISIIIPILSFILISIFRKRDKDLFNLNTFLGIIISGLWMVMSYYISGIFIYGNSIIPIFEIPWNITQFIGSAIIAILIVFSLNKLNLKIKL
- a CDS encoding S41 family peptidase, yielding MKKTIYLSIIFLILLITIFLIFFAGFIKISDKRIFYIGSKEKALKEFFEKEKYEIINDYKNKYKDDYLYYFVKDIVQSDYPYLNLKEKKYDFDWKDLSDFYIDKIKNTDNEDKKMYLLNEMISFLNDSNIKIDSNHDNFYNLTLPIKLKEFGNDIKIEAYNIHAIEFQDNIQIGDTLLKIDDIPIDEIIQEISSKTYYGKVKNGKDLILKKIFNLYNFYIKDEKYDSSTLTLKDSEQNEYTISQKYNPNDIYFKNNSFMINEYAYNSTKNNFEIFDKDIGYLKIGSFEDENFEDFIQNIELERTKGLIIDIRGNSEKSNEKNMFLLLSKFMNTNDEFLYKRIKNSEFLHIFGRNSNDYPNDIEFNGEFYPDIKLNYEPSNNKYDNPVILIIDNINYNSSDLFIYYFKNNSIGKVIGRNTIMNIGKTFDIKFDDIILKFPYLMYLNHYKEILEEYEIKPDIYIPYTDNEVRGEDIIYETSFNLILASIEQK
- a CDS encoding AraC family transcriptional regulator; this translates as MNWINILNDVINYIESNLNSEISHEEISKISCCSYYHFQKVFSYITGLSLGEYIRNRKMTLAAFDIQKDEGRIIDIAYKYGYASPNSFNKAFKSVHGIPPIKAKNNKAILNIFPKLSLSLEISGTEDVKYSIVEKESFKIIGNRISLSENMNENFKIVPNFWKKMINNDFINKLKEFNNNYPKGILGVNYFKNSRYIYYYISVSSNKKAPKNMYEINIPKSTWIIFKSEGDFEKSVQKIYTKFFKEWLPFSNYEYGKLPDIEVYPFDKSKNFEVWISIKNK
- a CDS encoding GyrI-like domain-containing protein, which produces MNESITIENVEPLKVASINYEGILKGANKFFPKIFKSIKGQNNGAPFFNYYFFDKNNQMAKIELCVPTNEIPNNNSIESKTIKGGLFLCKTHKGSYSNLQKSYEELTIYAEEHNLKLSTPWREIFVKGPGLFLKGNEDNYITLIQIPILEE
- a CDS encoding ABC transporter ATP-binding protein, translated to MIKIYIIESRNVTKKFKNGVKALNNFDLKVKEGQIFSLLGPNGAGKSTLIKILTTYYKYNSGEINIFGTDLINNSKEIRKNIACVSQNISVDNHLSLKENIIFQSHLYKIDRKESNRRMNDLINILKLEKYIDFPTKTYSGGIKRRLDIAINMISNPKILFLDEPTTGMDIESRKILWDIILKINKNYNTTIFLTTHYLEEADHLSDEICIMKDGKNIIQSSPDSLKYLTKKRVIKIEFTDMKNLENFEDLNKILKLNLRYEKKQNILFISIQNGKNIFKDLNNLLLKKDIDFKGISIIKPTLEEAFIDIINKDKEVNNNV
- a CDS encoding ABC transporter permease, with the translated sequence MFSIMLRNMKWRFQNPISIIITIIQPLLWLILYSTVASQTMEKINISNYTAFVLPGIMFLVTFSSCSSGGIINFIMKSNGSFYRILISPIKRSSMILGQILEAILLSLLEIFILFFISLFFNVTISSGFIGFLCILVLIFLNAFFLSGLAYFISLKMPNEVIYETIMTLIVLPIFFLSSALFPIDNINGILKSIILFNPFTHFINLIRDLLFSNQIDYNMFFSVVILFSILSILIFLLSIFTLNKEINQ
- a CDS encoding type III PLP-dependent enzyme, which codes for MKLTPLIKKAAETLDTPFLVLDLSYVKENYKKLKKAINNVDVFYAVKANSHTKILELLRDEGCSFDAASRGEIDKLLSLGVSPDKISFGNTIKKEIDIKFAWENGIEYYAVDSEMEVEKIARNAPNAKVYGRISTSSNDADWPLSDKFGTDVDHVIQILEYAHRKGLNAYGVSFHVGSQSYNKHKWKEAILNASEVFEKLAAKGINLKLLNLGGGMPVQHVKPIPMVEEIGEVINQSIEEYLGWVDGLKVFTEPGRSMVGNAGIMASKVLLRSIKGTKHWVYLDVGVFHGLMETIENFRYEVVVNNKENHETAEMTLAGPSCDSVDTIYDEIELPVDIDYNDIVYFINTGAYTIEYASPHFNGITPPKVFTVEELKEELQKYKIKSEEIMI
- a CDS encoding lipoate--protein ligase family protein, which gives rise to MIRLIKDDYYSGEMNMAIDKVLSESINNFEDIIIRIYGWDRPTLSLGRNQKINNIDIEYIKNNNINVVRRPTGGRAVLHNDEITYLFSCSSKNEKLPKNIIKSYMEISKGLTNALLKLGIPCDVQKAKKEVLSKDICYDVPSIYEVTIDGKKLIGSAQYRNEKYVLQHGSIPIKFDYDNYINSFTLKNKEKMKEHLKKNVADINEYLNDEINFDQVLKNFGNEFSKIFDQEIYYENIKEEEIFEAKKIKNEFIIEL